In Dyadobacter subterraneus, a single genomic region encodes these proteins:
- a CDS encoding ABC transporter permease translates to MFRNYLKLAWRHLINQKMYSFVKIGGFAIGIAACLLIALFIKDELRYDKDIPYQNRTYRVVAVEKYQGEIIPYTWQQAGVAKVIKEDYPEVEKAGRFLNSELFGAGPNQVRRSDKLQNAYEERFVYMDQDLINIWGLKMLEGDQEHALDEPNSLVITKSKADKFFPGESAIGKIMIINDDASKPRKITGVIEDFPKNFHVGFDFLMTMAGVVFYEGEQTNWLATNYHTYVRLKEGTDKHKFESKLSAITKKYYMPQLIASGQKVNPDQIEADKKYELQPFSEIYLRNGDIRDGLTHGDIRFIWLFGAIAGFILLLACINFVNLSTAKSANRAIEVGLRKTVGSERSGLINQFLTESLLISFVSISLGFVLAYVLLPFFNTLSSKSLVFPFTEWWPLPVLILSSVAIGILAGLYPAFYLSGFKPINVLKGQLVKGKKGSDLRSGLVVFQFTTSIILIIGTFVIYRQVNFILNAKVGYNRNQVLLVHGTNTLGDKVAIFKEEVKKLPQVKNATISDYLPIKETKRNGNPFWLDGKTKEMASVSGQMWVTDYDYLETLGMKIVQGRNFSKDRKTDEKAVIINQKLAKELGLKNPVGQYVTNQTNNGNKLEIIGVVEDFHFESMKDDIDPLCMTLGISPSIVSVKIGTSDTKGAIESISKVWNSLAPNQPIRYTFMDQNFSKMYDDVNRMGQIFSSFAILAIIVASLGLFALSAFMVEQRRKEIGIRKVLGASIQSILGLLTRNFLILVLISAVIASPIAWYIMQKWLQDYKYRIDITWDIYAIAGILAAAIAVLTVSYQAIKAALIDPAKTLKSQ, encoded by the coding sequence ATGTTTCGAAACTATCTAAAACTCGCCTGGCGTCATCTCATCAATCAAAAGATGTATTCTTTTGTCAAAATCGGTGGTTTTGCCATTGGTATTGCGGCTTGTCTTCTGATAGCTCTGTTCATAAAAGACGAGCTCCGTTACGACAAAGATATTCCTTATCAGAACCGCACTTACAGAGTTGTCGCCGTTGAAAAATACCAGGGGGAAATAATACCTTATACCTGGCAGCAGGCCGGAGTCGCCAAAGTGATCAAAGAAGATTACCCGGAAGTTGAAAAAGCCGGAAGATTTTTAAATAGTGAATTATTCGGAGCGGGGCCAAATCAGGTAAGAAGATCGGATAAACTGCAAAATGCTTACGAAGAGCGCTTTGTATATATGGATCAGGATCTGATCAATATCTGGGGTTTGAAAATGCTGGAAGGCGATCAGGAACATGCTCTGGATGAGCCAAATAGTTTAGTCATTACCAAGTCAAAAGCGGACAAATTTTTTCCGGGCGAAAGTGCGATTGGGAAGATCATGATTATCAATGATGACGCATCAAAACCAAGAAAAATTACCGGTGTGATTGAAGATTTTCCAAAGAATTTTCACGTAGGTTTTGATTTTCTGATGACCATGGCCGGCGTTGTATTTTATGAAGGAGAACAAACCAACTGGCTGGCTACCAATTATCATACATATGTTAGGCTGAAAGAAGGAACGGATAAGCACAAGTTTGAATCGAAACTTTCTGCGATTACCAAAAAATATTATATGCCGCAGCTCATTGCAAGCGGACAAAAAGTGAATCCGGATCAAATTGAAGCGGATAAAAAATATGAACTGCAACCTTTTTCTGAAATCTATTTGAGAAATGGAGACATCCGCGATGGTTTGACACATGGTGATATCCGGTTTATCTGGCTTTTTGGCGCCATTGCTGGTTTTATACTTTTGCTTGCCTGTATTAATTTTGTCAACCTTTCCACTGCAAAATCGGCTAACAGAGCGATAGAAGTAGGTTTGAGAAAAACGGTAGGATCAGAGCGAAGTGGTTTGATCAATCAATTTTTGACGGAATCTTTACTGATCAGTTTTGTCTCGATTTCCTTGGGTTTTGTTCTGGCTTACGTTCTACTTCCGTTTTTCAATACACTTTCATCAAAATCACTGGTATTCCCTTTCACCGAATGGTGGCCGTTGCCGGTTCTAATTCTTAGTTCAGTTGCTATCGGGATTTTGGCCGGACTGTATCCTGCATTTTATTTATCCGGTTTCAAGCCGATCAATGTTTTAAAAGGACAATTGGTGAAAGGCAAAAAAGGATCGGATTTAAGAAGTGGTCTGGTCGTTTTTCAATTCACAACCTCTATCATTTTGATTATCGGCACGTTTGTAATTTACCGTCAGGTTAATTTTATATTGAATGCAAAAGTCGGATATAACAGAAATCAAGTCTTGCTCGTACATGGCACAAACACGCTGGGAGATAAGGTGGCGATTTTTAAAGAAGAAGTTAAAAAATTGCCGCAAGTGAAAAATGCGACAATCAGTGATTATTTACCGATAAAAGAAACAAAGCGTAATGGAAATCCATTTTGGCTGGATGGAAAAACGAAGGAAATGGCCTCTGTCAGCGGGCAAATGTGGGTAACCGATTATGATTATTTAGAAACCCTGGGGATGAAAATTGTTCAGGGAAGGAATTTTTCGAAGGATCGAAAAACGGATGAAAAAGCCGTTATCATCAATCAAAAACTTGCAAAAGAGCTTGGGTTGAAAAATCCTGTCGGGCAATATGTTACAAACCAGACCAATAATGGCAATAAACTTGAAATCATCGGCGTGGTTGAAGACTTTCATTTTGAATCCATGAAAGATGATATTGATCCGCTTTGTATGACCTTGGGTATAAGTCCATCCATTGTTTCGGTTAAAATCGGTACTTCTGATACGAAAGGAGCCATCGAATCCATATCAAAAGTCTGGAATTCATTAGCGCCAAATCAGCCAATACGTTACACATTTATGGATCAGAATTTTTCCAAAATGTATGATGATGTAAACCGGATGGGACAGATTTTTAGCAGCTTCGCGATTTTAGCAATTATCGTAGCGTCACTGGGATTATTTGCACTTTCCGCTTTTATGGTAGAACAACGCAGAAAAGAAATCGGAATCCGGAAAGTCCTGGGCGCATCAATACAAAGTATTCTTGGATTATTAACCCGGAATTTCCTGATTCTGGTACTTATTTCGGCCGTCATCGCATCACCAATTGCCTGGTATATCATGCAAAAATGGTTGCAGGATTATAAATACAGAATTGACATTACCTGGGATATTTACGCCATCGCCGGAATTCTGGCCGCCGCCATAGCGGTACTAACCGTAAGCTACCAAGCCATAAAAGCAGCCCTGATAGATCCTGCAAAAACCTTGAAGAGTCAATAA
- a CDS encoding ABC transporter permease: MLKNYLKIAWRNVLSSKLFSSINVFGLSVGMTCCMLLLLYILSETSFDKHQEHVSDLYLLRSENVQSNGDKMDNPRAPAPYAQAVKAEFPEVEQVTRLWGNFLESKTLLKTSQPGKPEKSFYETNGFHVDSTFFDVFTYKFIEGDAKTSMNDPHSVVLSEDVAHKLFGNESALNQTIRIGGKSGNNEDFKVTGVFRDESARSHIDARYFVSIHSGWVGDYLRQPDLDFTNNNMFYTYLRLKPGTSAEKFSNKLPSFIEKYARKDLRIAGFDKKLFLLPVKDIHLFNKIDRIVTSTTSTTYLYVLASIALFTLLIACINFMNLATARSAKRAAEVGIRKVMGAGKGGLIGQFLGESMVLTFLALILAMASVVVFLPVFNQLADKNLDISELFKPEIVLAFIGLAIVTGLLAGSYPAFYLSVFNPLDVIKGKFVNSVSATALRRGLVVFQFVISIGLVVATMVIQGQIKFMQERPLGFTKDQQIVIPLRSKEAKKAYNVLKNEILQNNQVSAASGTSYYPGIINPSDMSVFLPGHSVNDDGLVKTNGVAADFMKTMDFQMAAGRMFSPEYPADTNNKIVVNEATLRKFGIPLDKSIGQKLNFNMGEKEIGSLEIVGVVKDFHFEDLHKVIVPYAFFLNSDTNFNYIIAHVNTKDVGTVLPFLETKWKSFVPDEPFSYMFLNEDFQSNYSADARTSRIINTFTVISILISCLGLFGLAAFAAQQRTKEIGVRKVLGASIPSIVALLSGDFIRLVLISILIATPLTWYIMGKWLQDFAYSIKMEWWMFVAAGILAIIIALLTVSSQAIKAALTNPVKSLKSE; this comes from the coding sequence ATGCTTAAAAATTATCTTAAAATCGCCTGGCGGAACGTGCTTTCCAGTAAGCTGTTCTCTTCCATTAATGTATTTGGTCTGTCCGTCGGAATGACCTGCTGCATGTTGCTTTTGCTTTATATCCTGAGCGAAACTTCCTTCGACAAACATCAGGAACATGTCAGCGACTTATATCTTTTGCGAAGTGAAAACGTCCAGTCCAATGGCGACAAAATGGATAATCCGAGAGCTCCTGCACCTTATGCGCAGGCTGTAAAAGCAGAATTCCCGGAAGTGGAACAGGTTACAAGACTTTGGGGGAATTTCCTTGAAAGTAAAACTTTACTGAAAACTTCTCAGCCAGGAAAACCGGAAAAATCGTTTTACGAAACAAACGGATTTCATGTGGATTCCACTTTTTTCGATGTATTTACTTACAAATTTATAGAAGGTGATGCCAAAACTTCGATGAATGATCCGCATTCTGTGGTATTGTCGGAAGATGTTGCGCACAAATTATTTGGTAACGAATCAGCTTTAAATCAAACAATTCGTATTGGCGGAAAATCAGGTAATAATGAAGATTTCAAGGTTACCGGCGTATTCCGCGATGAAAGTGCAAGATCACATATTGATGCGCGTTATTTTGTTTCCATTCACTCAGGTTGGGTGGGAGATTACCTGAGACAGCCGGATCTGGATTTCACAAATAACAACATGTTCTATACTTATTTGAGATTGAAACCCGGAACAAGTGCTGAAAAATTCAGTAACAAACTACCATCTTTTATCGAAAAATATGCGCGTAAAGATTTAAGAATAGCTGGTTTTGATAAAAAATTATTTCTTCTTCCCGTAAAAGATATTCACCTTTTTAACAAAATTGACAGAATAGTAACCTCCACCACAAGTACAACTTACCTGTACGTACTTGCTTCCATCGCACTTTTTACCTTACTGATTGCCTGTATCAATTTCATGAATCTGGCAACGGCCCGTTCTGCGAAGCGTGCAGCCGAAGTAGGGATTCGTAAAGTAATGGGAGCTGGAAAAGGCGGTTTGATCGGTCAGTTTCTTGGAGAATCCATGGTGCTTACTTTCCTGGCTCTGATTCTTGCCATGGCTTCTGTCGTTGTTTTCCTTCCCGTTTTCAACCAGCTTGCGGATAAAAATCTGGATATTTCCGAATTATTCAAACCGGAAATTGTGCTTGCATTTATTGGTCTTGCCATTGTTACGGGATTATTGGCTGGCAGTTATCCTGCATTTTATCTATCGGTTTTCAATCCTTTGGATGTGATCAAAGGTAAGTTTGTCAATTCTGTTTCCGCGACAGCTTTAAGAAGAGGTCTGGTCGTTTTCCAGTTTGTTATTTCAATTGGCCTGGTAGTAGCAACGATGGTGATTCAGGGACAAATTAAATTCATGCAGGAGCGGCCGCTTGGTTTTACAAAGGATCAGCAAATCGTAATTCCGTTAAGAAGCAAAGAAGCTAAGAAAGCTTACAATGTGCTCAAAAATGAAATTCTTCAAAACAATCAGGTTTCGGCGGCTTCGGGCACTTCTTATTATCCGGGAATTATCAACCCAAGTGATATGTCGGTTTTCCTTCCCGGACATAGTGTCAATGACGATGGTTTGGTTAAAACAAATGGCGTTGCCGCCGATTTTATGAAAACAATGGATTTCCAGATGGCTGCGGGAAGAATGTTCTCGCCGGAATATCCGGCTGATACCAATAACAAGATTGTAGTCAACGAAGCAACTTTACGGAAATTTGGAATTCCGCTCGACAAATCGATTGGTCAGAAGCTCAATTTCAACATGGGAGAAAAGGAAATCGGGTCACTTGAAATTGTTGGTGTGGTGAAGGATTTTCATTTTGAAGATTTACATAAAGTCATTGTACCCTACGCGTTTTTCCTCAATAGTGATACCAATTTCAACTACATCATAGCGCATGTCAATACAAAAGATGTAGGCACGGTTCTTCCTTTTCTGGAAACAAAATGGAAATCGTTTGTCCCGGATGAGCCATTTTCTTACATGTTCCTGAATGAAGATTTCCAAAGCAATTATTCTGCTGATGCGCGTACGTCACGTATTATTAACACATTCACAGTCATTTCAATTCTGATTTCCTGTCTGGGTTTATTTGGACTTGCCGCCTTTGCAGCGCAACAAAGAACTAAGGAAATTGGTGTGAGAAAAGTGTTAGGCGCGTCCATTCCAAGTATTGTCGCCTTGCTTTCTGGTGATTTTATAAGACTCGTTCTGATCTCTATTCTGATCGCCACGCCGCTTACCTGGTATATCATGGGGAAATGGCTTCAGGATTTTGCTTACAGTATCAAAATGGAGTGGTGGATGTTTGTTGCCGCAGGTATTTTGGCTATTATAATTGCTTTACTAACAGTAAGTTCGCAAGCAATAAAAGCAGCTTTGACCAATCCTGTGAAATCACTCAAATCCGAATAA